From Leptolyngbya sp. KIOST-1, one genomic window encodes:
- the grpE gene encoding nucleotide exchange factor GrpE encodes MVDDIHHNDHDPASDPEAPEAIEEILEDDAIDIDFDDVVEAAAATVEPAAPAAAEAGSSVDSALVADLERQVAGLKAQLEDRANQSMRIAADFENYRKRTSKEKDDLASQIKGDTIIELLPVVDNFERARSQIKPQTEAEMTIHKSYQSVYKQLVETLKRLGVSAMRAEGQEFDPLLHEAVMREPTADHPEGVVIEEFVRGYQLGDRVLRHAMVKVAAPPEDAPGEAVPGDTDLAE; translated from the coding sequence ATGGTTGACGATATTCACCACAATGACCACGATCCTGCTTCTGACCCTGAAGCGCCTGAAGCGATCGAAGAAATTCTCGAAGACGACGCCATTGATATTGACTTTGACGATGTCGTTGAGGCAGCGGCAGCTACGGTTGAACCCGCCGCCCCCGCCGCCGCTGAAGCGGGGAGCAGTGTCGATTCGGCTTTGGTCGCTGACCTGGAGCGTCAGGTGGCAGGGCTCAAGGCTCAACTCGAAGATCGGGCCAACCAGTCGATGCGCATAGCCGCCGACTTTGAGAACTACCGCAAGCGCACCAGCAAAGAAAAAGACGACTTGGCCAGCCAGATCAAAGGCGACACCATTATTGAGCTGCTGCCGGTGGTGGATAACTTCGAGCGGGCGCGATCGCAGATCAAGCCCCAGACCGAAGCCGAGATGACCATTCACAAAAGTTATCAGAGCGTCTACAAACAGCTGGTGGAAACCCTCAAGCGCCTCGGTGTCTCAGCCATGCGGGCGGAGGGCCAGGAGTTTGACCCGCTGCTGCATGAAGCCGTTATGCGCGAGCCCACCGCCGACCATCCTGAAGGAGTCGTGATTGAGGAGTTTGTGCGGGGCTATCAGCTGGGCGATCGGGTGCTGCGTCACGCCATGGTGAAGGTGGCCGCTCCCCCAGAAGACGCCCCCGGCGAAGCCGTCCCTGGGGATACAGACCTAGCAGAATAG
- a CDS encoding GspE/PulE family protein: MTNSSSSRRALVLQRSFSPFGNKLIQAGYVDSEQMQKALAESRKSGQSLTDVLESLTGQQLSPELLRQYKKQQLFELKILYGVESLDPELDNISPAQIGHLIDTLVPVDICRRHRLVPLSKEEGDSPSVLVAMVDPENLEAQDDLNRILRPQNMALKRMVITVEDYQRLMSTYLDDAVAKQKKEELDAAVDVNTSLEELDFGEGSLEDVIDEEADLGAALKDAGAAPVIALVNKILAKALQEGVSDIHIEPQEEFLRVRFRKDGVLKEALPKMPKKIIPAVTARFKIIAELDIAERRAPQDGRIRRVFQGRKVDFRVNTLPSRCGEKVVLRILDNSATQLGLDKLITDPDSLRIVQDMASRPFGLLLVTGPTGSGKTTTLYSVLSERNDPGINISTAEDPIEYTLPGLTQVQVIREKGMDFASILRAFLRQDPDVILVGETRDRETAKTAIEAALTGHLVLTTLHTNDAAGAVARLDEMGVESFMVSSALIGVLAQRLVRKVCSECRIAYHPSHEELAHFGLSAAAEADITFYKANTLTAEEIAAAKEKNTLCPLCQGGGYKGRVGVYEVLRVTERLQKLISEGAPTEVIKEAAVEEGMQTLLAYSLNLVRQGYTTLDEVERVTFTDTGLEAELKAKRKASLTCSCCAAELQQEWLDCPYCLTPRFHE; the protein is encoded by the coding sequence ATGACTAATTCCTCCTCCTCCCGGCGGGCTCTGGTACTCCAGCGGAGCTTTTCGCCCTTCGGCAACAAGCTCATTCAGGCCGGCTACGTCGACTCAGAGCAAATGCAAAAGGCTCTGGCAGAGAGCCGCAAGAGCGGGCAGTCGCTGACCGATGTACTAGAGTCGCTGACGGGACAACAGCTTTCCCCCGAGCTTCTGCGCCAATACAAAAAACAGCAACTGTTTGAGCTTAAGATTCTCTACGGCGTTGAGTCGCTCGATCCGGAACTTGACAACATTTCCCCGGCCCAAATTGGCCATCTAATCGACACTCTGGTGCCCGTTGATATCTGTCGCCGTCACCGATTGGTACCGCTTTCAAAGGAAGAAGGCGACTCGCCCTCGGTGCTGGTGGCCATGGTCGATCCCGAGAACCTGGAGGCCCAGGACGACCTCAACCGCATTTTGCGGCCTCAAAATATGGCCCTCAAGCGCATGGTCATCACCGTTGAGGACTATCAGCGCCTGATGTCGACCTACCTGGACGATGCGGTAGCGAAACAGAAAAAAGAAGAGCTTGACGCCGCCGTAGACGTCAACACCAGCCTGGAGGAACTCGACTTTGGCGAGGGCAGCCTCGAAGACGTCATCGATGAGGAAGCTGACCTGGGGGCTGCTCTCAAAGATGCCGGAGCGGCCCCGGTAATTGCCCTGGTCAACAAAATTTTGGCCAAGGCCTTACAGGAAGGGGTTTCTGATATTCACATTGAGCCCCAGGAGGAGTTTCTGCGAGTCCGGTTTCGCAAGGACGGCGTGCTGAAAGAAGCGCTGCCCAAAATGCCGAAAAAGATCATTCCCGCCGTCACCGCCCGATTCAAAATCATTGCCGAGCTGGATATTGCCGAGCGCAGAGCGCCTCAGGATGGTCGTATTCGGCGGGTGTTTCAGGGCCGCAAGGTGGACTTTCGGGTCAACACCCTGCCCAGTCGCTGCGGCGAAAAAGTGGTGCTGCGGATCCTCGACAACTCCGCCACCCAACTCGGCCTGGACAAGCTGATCACCGATCCCGACTCTCTGCGTATCGTGCAGGACATGGCCTCCCGTCCCTTCGGCCTGCTGCTGGTGACAGGACCAACGGGTTCGGGTAAAACCACGACTCTGTACTCGGTGCTGTCCGAGCGTAACGATCCTGGCATTAACATCAGCACCGCTGAAGACCCGATTGAATACACCCTGCCCGGCCTGACCCAGGTGCAGGTGATCCGTGAAAAGGGCATGGACTTTGCGTCTATTCTGCGGGCCTTTTTGCGCCAGGATCCCGATGTCATTCTGGTGGGTGAGACCCGGGACCGTGAAACGGCCAAAACAGCGATCGAGGCTGCCCTGACCGGACACCTGGTGCTGACCACACTGCACACCAACGACGCCGCCGGGGCTGTCGCTCGCCTGGACGAAATGGGGGTGGAGTCCTTCATGGTCTCCAGCGCTCTAATTGGGGTACTGGCCCAGCGTCTGGTGCGAAAAGTCTGTTCGGAGTGCCGCATTGCATACCACCCCAGCCACGAAGAACTGGCCCACTTTGGCCTCTCGGCTGCCGCAGAGGCAGACATTACCTTCTACAAAGCCAACACCCTGACAGCAGAGGAAATTGCTGCAGCCAAGGAGAAAAATACCCTCTGTCCCTTGTGCCAGGGCGGGGGCTACAAAGGGCGGGTCGGCGTCTATGAAGTGCTGCGGGTGACCGAGCGACTCCAGAAACTGATCTCTGAGGGGGCACCCACCGAGGTGATCAAAGAGGCCGCCGTTGAGGAGGGCATGCAGACCCTGCTAGCCTACAGCCTTAACCTAGTGCGCCAGGGCTACACCACCCTCGATGAAGTAGAGCGAGTCACCTTTACCGATACGGGTTTGGAGGCAGAACTCAAGGCCAAGCGCAAGGCGTCTCTGACCTGCTCCTGCTGTGCCGCTGAGCTCCAGCAGGAATGGCTGGACTGCCCCTACTGTCTCACCCCGCGCTTCCACGAGTAG
- a CDS encoding type IV pilus twitching motility protein PilT, producing the protein MELMIEDLMEEVIERGGSDLHLSAGLPPYIRISGKLTPTEHEPMTPESCQRLIFSMLNNTQRKQLEQTWELDCSYGVKGLARFRVNVYKDRGTYAACLRALSSKIPSMDTLGLPNIVRELSEKPRGLILVTGPTGSGKSTTLASMINNINLTRPEHILTVEDPIEFVYEPIKSLIHQRQIGEDTKSFSNALRAALREDPDVILVGEMRDLETISLAISAAETGHLVFGTLHTSSAAQTVDRMVDVFPPDQQQQIRVQLSGSLVAVLSQTLVPKANVKPGEYGRVMAQEIMVVTPAIANLIREGKTAQIYGAIQTGGKLAMQTLEKVLADLYKAGTISFEAAMSKTSRPDELQRLIGGAPAPSAAARQGAAGGRH; encoded by the coding sequence ATGGAATTAATGATTGAAGACTTGATGGAAGAGGTGATTGAGCGAGGTGGCTCTGACTTACACCTTTCGGCGGGTCTGCCCCCCTACATCCGCATTAGCGGTAAGCTGACCCCCACTGAGCACGAGCCCATGACCCCTGAGTCGTGCCAGCGGCTCATCTTCAGCATGCTCAACAACACCCAGCGCAAGCAGCTCGAGCAAACCTGGGAACTGGACTGCTCCTACGGGGTAAAAGGACTGGCTCGATTTCGGGTCAACGTCTACAAGGACCGGGGCACCTACGCCGCCTGTCTTAGGGCCCTGAGCTCGAAAATTCCGAGCATGGATACCCTTGGCCTGCCCAATATCGTACGCGAGCTGTCCGAAAAACCTCGCGGCCTGATTCTGGTCACGGGGCCCACCGGATCTGGCAAATCGACGACGCTGGCGTCGATGATCAACAATATCAACCTGACCCGGCCAGAGCACATTCTTACCGTTGAAGATCCGATTGAGTTTGTCTACGAGCCGATTAAGAGCCTGATTCACCAACGCCAGATTGGGGAAGACACAAAGAGCTTTTCCAACGCCCTGCGCGCCGCCCTCCGGGAAGACCCCGACGTGATTCTGGTAGGTGAGATGCGTGACCTGGAAACCATCTCCCTAGCCATTTCTGCTGCAGAAACCGGTCACTTAGTCTTCGGTACCCTGCACACCAGTTCGGCCGCTCAGACCGTAGACCGGATGGTGGATGTCTTTCCCCCCGACCAGCAGCAGCAAATTCGGGTACAGCTGTCTGGCTCTCTGGTGGCGGTCCTCAGCCAAACCCTGGTGCCTAAGGCCAATGTTAAACCCGGTGAGTATGGTCGGGTCATGGCCCAGGAGATCATGGTGGTTACCCCGGCTATTGCCAACCTGATTCGGGAAGGTAAAACGGCTCAAATCTACGGGGCCATTCAAACAGGCGGCAAACTGGCCATGCAAACTCTGGAGAAAGTGCTGGCCGATTTGTACAAAGCCGGCACGATTTCCTTCGAGGCTGCGATGTCTAAGACCTCTCGCCCCGATGAACTGCAGCGGTTGATTGGGGGTGCCCCAGCGCCTAGTGCTGCCGCTCGCCAGGGAGCGGCGGGGGGACGTCACTAG
- a CDS encoding type II secretion system F family protein encodes MPTYVAIGRDTSGAQRKERISAETPSDARNLLKDQGLYVMDLKEESGFNLDLESIKTSMTKVTVKDKAIFSRQFAALVNAGVALVRGLGVLADDCSNPKLKQALLAINADVQQGTNLSDAMRKHPACFDNLYVALIQAGEVGGVLDEVLNRLAKLLEDLARLQNQIKSAMAYPVTVGFLAVIIFVGMTVFLLPIFADMFEDLGADLPVFTQVMMMISRFLRQPLNWVFMVAAISALTFAYRRYYATLNGRRVIDRLSLKMPLFGDLIQKTATARFCRTFGSLSKSGVPILTALEIVRDTAGNQVIAEAVDEARKDVQGGGMISLALQKHSVFPSMAVQMISIGEETGELDSMLMKVADFYEDEVEQAVKALTSVMEPIMIMVLGGMVGSILVSMYLPMFKIMEAIG; translated from the coding sequence ATGCCTACCTACGTTGCCATTGGTCGTGATACCAGCGGAGCCCAGCGCAAAGAGCGTATTTCCGCTGAGACGCCTAGCGATGCCCGCAATCTCCTAAAGGATCAGGGCCTCTATGTGATGGACCTGAAGGAGGAATCCGGGTTTAACCTGGACCTGGAGAGTATCAAAACCTCCATGACCAAGGTGACCGTAAAGGACAAGGCGATCTTTTCGCGACAGTTTGCGGCCCTGGTCAACGCTGGGGTAGCCCTGGTTCGAGGTCTGGGGGTGCTGGCGGATGACTGCTCGAACCCCAAGCTGAAGCAGGCGCTGCTGGCCATCAATGCTGATGTGCAGCAGGGTACGAACCTATCTGACGCAATGCGCAAGCATCCAGCCTGTTTTGACAACCTCTACGTGGCCTTAATTCAGGCCGGGGAGGTCGGCGGTGTACTCGACGAGGTGCTCAACCGTCTGGCCAAGCTGCTGGAAGATTTAGCCCGGTTGCAGAACCAAATCAAGTCGGCCATGGCCTATCCGGTAACGGTAGGGTTTTTGGCGGTAATTATCTTTGTCGGTATGACGGTATTTCTGCTGCCCATTTTTGCCGACATGTTTGAGGACCTGGGGGCCGACCTACCGGTATTCACCCAGGTGATGATGATGATCAGCCGCTTCTTGCGCCAGCCATTGAACTGGGTATTTATGGTGGCGGCAATTTCGGCGTTGACCTTTGCCTACCGACGGTACTATGCCACCCTGAATGGACGACGGGTGATTGACCGTCTATCCTTGAAAATGCCTTTGTTTGGAGACTTGATTCAAAAAACCGCTACCGCTCGCTTCTGCCGCACCTTTGGGTCGCTGTCGAAGTCGGGGGTGCCGATTTTGACGGCCCTGGAGATTGTGCGAGATACCGCCGGCAACCAGGTGATTGCTGAGGCCGTAGATGAGGCCCGCAAGGATGTGCAGGGGGGTGGCATGATCAGCCTAGCGCTGCAAAAGCACTCGGTTTTCCCAAGCATGGCTGTTCAGATGATCAGTATCGGTGAAGAGACGGGAGAGCTGGACTCCATGCTGATGAAAGTGGCGGACTTCTACGAGGATGAAGTAGAACAGGCGGTGAAGGCCCTGACCAGCGTGATGGAGCCGATCATGATTATGGTGCTGGGGGGTATGGTGGGTTCGATTCTGGTGTCGATGTACCTGCCGATGTTTAAGATCATGGAGGCGATCGGCTAG
- a CDS encoding geranylgeranyl reductase family protein, producing MYDCIIVGAGPAGATAAYHLSKAGHRVLIVEAAQLPRYKPCGGGVSPQVAEWFDFDFSPAISVKVCRVRYTFNLEDPVEAELPAEKALWMVRRDEFDHFIVQQAQKQGATLWDATKAQGVESHEDHWQVHTSQGPVQGRFLIAADGARGAMAKWLGFPERKYQLAAALEAEPRLEVPQDPVVHFDLGLLQRGYLWNFPKADGYSIGGGVFRSGAQRKQDLRTPVADYAAAFDVDASTVQHFGHPIFIWDGPQTLHTHRAVLAGESACVVDPFTAEGIRPSIFSGLKAAEAIAKALQGSDTALADYTQVMDREWGEEMRWARRLARLVYQAPSLAYRAGVKRPSSTLTMVKVFCGEVSYSDVAHRAIHRLSAGLLS from the coding sequence ATGTATGACTGCATCATCGTCGGGGCAGGCCCCGCCGGAGCCACCGCCGCCTACCACCTCAGCAAAGCAGGCCATCGAGTCTTGATCGTGGAGGCCGCCCAACTCCCCCGCTACAAGCCCTGCGGCGGCGGTGTATCGCCCCAGGTGGCCGAATGGTTTGACTTCGACTTCTCCCCGGCGATCTCGGTCAAGGTCTGCAGAGTGCGCTACACCTTCAACCTGGAAGACCCAGTCGAAGCCGAACTGCCCGCCGAAAAAGCGCTGTGGATGGTGCGGCGGGACGAGTTTGACCACTTTATTGTGCAGCAGGCCCAAAAGCAGGGAGCCACCCTGTGGGATGCCACCAAAGCCCAGGGGGTTGAATCCCACGAGGACCACTGGCAGGTGCACACCAGCCAGGGGCCAGTCCAGGGCCGCTTTTTAATTGCAGCCGATGGTGCCAGGGGGGCTATGGCCAAGTGGCTGGGCTTTCCTGAGCGCAAGTATCAGCTGGCCGCCGCCCTGGAGGCCGAACCTCGCCTAGAGGTGCCCCAGGATCCGGTGGTGCATTTCGACCTGGGCCTGCTGCAGCGGGGATATCTGTGGAATTTTCCCAAGGCCGACGGCTACTCCATCGGTGGCGGCGTGTTTCGCTCGGGGGCCCAGCGCAAGCAGGACTTACGCACCCCGGTGGCCGACTATGCCGCCGCCTTTGATGTCGATGCCAGTACCGTGCAGCACTTCGGTCACCCCATTTTCATTTGGGATGGTCCTCAAACCCTCCACACCCACCGGGCCGTCCTGGCAGGTGAATCCGCCTGTGTGGTAGACCCGTTTACAGCCGAGGGCATTCGGCCTTCCATCTTTAGTGGCCTCAAGGCTGCCGAGGCGATCGCCAAGGCTCTCCAGGGCAGCGATACGGCCCTGGCAGACTACACCCAGGTCATGGATAGGGAATGGGGCGAGGAAATGCGCTGGGCCAGACGCCTGGCCCGTCTGGTCTACCAAGCCCCCTCCCTGGCCTACAGAGCCGGGGTGAAGCGCCCCTCCAGCACCCTCACCATGGTTAAAGTTTTCTGCGGTGAAGTCAGCTACAGCGACGTGGCCCATCGAGCTATTCACCGCCTCAGTGCCGGGCTGTTGTCCTAG